The genomic segment TGCCGAGTGTCCAGGTTCGACGATCCTACGGTCAGGATCGAGTGGGGTCCAGCCTTCCTGAGAGGAGTGCCAGACCAAGAAGCGGCTACCATGATGGAGGTCCTGGATCTCCGTGACCGTGTGGGCCGAGTGGAATGGCTGCCGACAGTGACGGGCGAGTTGGGCGAGGAATCGCAGCGGGCAGCCCTTTTCTTCCTGGCCGAACTGCGCCATCCGGCATTGATTCCTGAGGAGCGGGCTACCCTCGCCCTCCCGTCCCCAGGAcccagagaggaagaagaagctgtGCCTGCAGGGGCAGCAGGAGCCCCACGCCCCGACAGGTGGCAGCCGCGAGGACCACCACCACCAGGGGGGATGGCGCATGCCCCCAAGAGTCGCAGGGACCTGTCCGGTCAACACCTCTGCTGCAACCTGTGGGGGCGGCTGGAGCTGGTCAACCTGACGGCCAGCCAGCTGGGCCACAGGTGCTGCCGCAGCTCCAAGGAACTGAGGTCCGCTGGCTGTACCATTTCAAAACCCATTTTGATGGGGACCCCAACGTGTTCCCCGGGTTTCTGGTCCACCttcaggcctacatgatggaagtgGGTCACACATTCCAAGACAATGCCGAGTGCATTCACTTCGCCAGCGATTGCATGGATGGAGAAGCCGCTAAGTGGTTTGTCGATCTCTACCACTACACCCCGGCGGAGGTCCGAAACTACGACCGCTCCATGAGCTGCATGAGGGAGCAGTTCGAGGATCCATTTGAGGTCAAGACGGCAGAGGCCAGTCTACGAGCCCTGAAACAAGGGGCCATGACCGTCAGCCAGTACACCCGGGAGTTCCGGAAGTTGGTGGCGGCCATTCCACGCTGGGGGGAGGACCAGTGCATGCGCGAGTACTGCGACGGTTTGTGCAGGGATCTGGCGTAGAAATGCCTGCATCTGGACCCCGAGACCGTGATGAGTTGGGTGTGTCTAGCTGGGGAAGTGGAAAGGCACTTACGTGTGGCAGCTGAATTGGGGGGCGAGAAGCCAAGAAAGCCGCCCAAGACCTCCACCCCAAAGAAGGCAACTGCCCCGAAGACGCGGCCGAACGCAGTCGGCATCAGGAGAAGGGGCTCTGCCTGGGATGTGGCGGACAAGGGCACTTCCTCACCCAGTGGCCCTCCAAGAAACCGTCACCCGCATCTGGAGAGAAGCCAACCAGCGAAACCGCAGCCGCCAAACCACCGTGTCATCCACCAAGAAGAAGGTGCCCGCCAAGAAGACGGTCCGCACCCTGCTTGCCCCCCTCGGAGAACCTGCAGCGTTTGAGCCGCCCTCCGACAGCGGGGCGGCGGAGGAGAGCGCTTTGGGGGAGCCGTCAGAAAACGAGgacgacctgctgtgaagaagccctGCCAACAGGTCCCCAGCAGGGGCAAGCGTTCggtgagtgccccccccccagtcttcctcTCAGTGACTTTGACTGTGCCCACAACGGGGAAGAAAGTGGTGTAAACCGCTTATCTACAACTCGAGGCGCTGAGCAGACCAAGGCTGTggcaacagagacactttggcaggaagcccaggatggcacctgggtgggggaTGTCACTCCTCCCCTGGGAACAGGCTGGTTTAGGCAGGAGAATTGTATAGATAACCGCTTGCTTTCCCgttatcgaacagtcttgacttcagatgtttgagtattcagatctacttccaattaaagctttctttctacagaagccttgttgtgagttttgtctgcctctgacacTCTGAAAGGAGTTATTGGCCAgctagaggaggaggaaggggccaaagaGACCATATGAGATCAAACAATTCTGAATATAAATAACAGGAAAATTATTTTGTTCTTGTGGCAAACCAGGACATATCAAGCATAATTGGCCCTCAGCTACTACTCAGAGAAATAGTTCCCAAAAGCAAGAAGCAGAAAGCCTCCACTTACAGTTAATGAATAGCCAACAAATAAATGCTTGATATACCCAAGTAGCAAAAAAAGCACCTCTTGGTACATTGATCCCTGTGCTGTTTCACACATATTCAACAACAGAAGTTTCTTTGAAACATTAGAACAGATGAAGAAAGGAAACTGCATGTGGCAGATGGAAATTTTTTCTGGCATAGGTTCTGAGACACTATCACAGGCTTCTAGATAGTGAAATCAGAGATATCCTTGTTAGAAACTGTTCGTATGTCTTGAGGCTAAAGAACGATCTTATCTCCGTGAGAGCCATGACAAAGAAGCAACTTTTGGAGAAAGCAGTTTTATCAGAGACCAGACTGACTTAAttgcagcaggtgatgtgagtGAAGATCTATAAAGACTTGAATGTCGTAGAGAGGAAGTAAACTTTACACAGCAGTGTAATCACAAGAATTGTTCCAGGTTGTGGCATAGGAAATTGGGTCATAGAAAAAAGTGTGCGATAAGCCCTGTTGAAAGCAAGAACTTAACAAAAGGCATGCTAAGGACCAAATGTGCtaatgcagggggtgggggttctgCATCAATGCAAAGGGGGACAGACCAAGCTTTAACAAGCACAGCACAAGCCAAATGCTATGCCCACCAAAGAGTTAATTCGCAATGATATTTATGAACTCAAACTCAAAGGCATATTGGAAATAAATATGTGCTAACCTTTATTGATGACAATTACATTTTGATCTGCCTAATTAAAATACTAGAAAATGTACGGCGTAAGTGGCCATGACCAGAAATAGATTCCAAAGAAAGCTATTACTAATAAGGATTCTTTTCCTGTATTATGattgaggctcaggtcatgaatgtAGCTCGGTCGGTGTTTTTCCATTTacgccaagcctggctactagcgccctctgTTCctggaccacctggccacagtgattgatgcaacggtcatctccaggttagacttctgtaactcgctctacgtgtgcctacccttgttcttgacctggaaattacagctagtacaaaatgcagctgtgagggtcctcacgagaactccttggagggcccacatccagcctgtgtgacaactgcactggttacctgtctaattccagatcaagttcaaggttttggtttaacttttaaggctacatgcagcctgggtcctgcctatctgagggaccacttatctgcctatgcccctcgaAGGAAACTTTGTTCTGCGGGTATGAATGTACTGGTGGTCCCAGGTCCCCAGGATGTTTgccgggccagggccagggccttttcggctctggccccagcctggtgggatgagttcccggaagagctgtgggccctgacggagctgtcaacattctgcagggctgcaagacggagctcttccaccaggcatttggttgagtccaggagAGAGACTGGGGTTTGATTGGTCTGTGGGTCCCACCCTACATCAACTGTTGAGCTCAGATGCATGGCAAGTACATCTGATAGCCTGTATACAACATCATATGCGACTCTGTTGGAGGGATAtgagcagtgggggtggggggagtcatgGGGAGGTACTTTGATTTTTTGCCCACCATCTTGTtgctgttatattgttttattgttaatattggggggggggcatgttgtttttattattttactagcttcaaagcccgttcctaacaacggaccttgaaagggtcccttcccctggcccccggtCAGGCAGctaaaggtggctttgggctgcatcaagtgggggcaggcgggggctagccagctcgttagcaggcctgggacagagctccttagcaggcagtcagcaggctgggaggcattcgttagcaggcccagcctagcaggtcaagaggccctccttagcaggccttctaccacgaccctttgcccggatcctctccccttacctgctgctggcttcaggcactgaggcacatctgagagcaaaggggctagagtccagggacggagggtgggagctgcagctagctttgctggctgcaccctgagtggccctattccagcttggacagccagacagattccacccccaggctgtttcacaaatatatagaggaacaatggataaggattgtattTGGGCTaccaagcccattttattctgtaagctgccccaagccaaCTTGTCAgaaggggcgggatataaatttaataataaaataaataaaaataaaaccaatacatcataacaaagtaaaacaaagtaaaacaaaagcaaaatacagcaaataaaataaatgtatctcAAAGTCTAGAAAACATTGGATAAAATAAATGAGTTATACAATCTCTCAGATGGTCAGTGGGGTAAAAGTCATTTTAGCAGCATTTTGCAACAGATTGAGTTATTTCTGGTCAAAATTAGCTAACACTAATGAGATTACCGAGGACTCAACAGGAAGCTATTATCTGGACAAAACAGGGTAATTTAAAGAGCCCTGGAGACAGTTCATTGGTCACAGGATAACAAAAGGTGGTCTACAGTCCACATCAGAGACACAGACACAGAAGTGGTCAAAAAATGGGATTGAAGCAAATCATCCTCTCAGGTTTGCTGTTGGAAGATCATTCAGTCTGCCCTGCATCAAGCATGTCTATGGCTAGGGATTGTGAAGGTGTGGAAGCATCATAGGGACAGGGATCTCTAATGAAAAAGTGGATCATGCAAGTGTTGCCTGGATGAGTGTGCTGGTAAAAAGAAGTTGTATTAGTGGGAGCAGTAGTGATAGTAGtacttttttttgtaccctgctttttactactcaaaggagtcccaaaggaaaCAGACACGcctgaggttggtggggctgagagaactgtgactgacccagtgtcttctagctggctgcatgtggggaatcaaacctggttctctagattacaaGCCTCCTTTTTAAACCAGTAAACAAAGATGGCTCTCTCTCGAGATTAGTCACCCTCATTCTGATAAATTTTGATGCTGCCTGGTAATTCATATTCCTGAGCATTATGAGGGGAAATCCAGGAAACTCAGGCCTATAACCTACACTCCTCTCCCAAGCACTTCTGAAACGTTCTTTAAAAGGTGCGAAAGCTCTACTTGGGTACTGAAAAGAGGACGTTCAGTCTCAGATTAAGGGCTGCAATCCAAACTCTGGAGTCAAATGAGCTCTGTGCAAACTCAGCTTCTGTTGCATAGCAAAGGTCTCCTGCCATCCATTGCAGGAAATGAAGAAGGATATAATCCAGACACTCAGCAACTCTGCCTGCCTCAAAGAAAACCTGAGAAATCATTTTAGCATTAAAAGCCTTAATGGCTGCAGGTACATACTGACCTccttttaaatagaaaaaaaaacctaaaaagagcatttgtattggttttatctATTTCACTTGCTGAGCGGAGATGGGCTTTCCAggtgggattacagctgaacatatCTCTCAGGTTTTCTCTCTCTTGACCGTCCAAGTCTTCTGCCTGGAACAAGGCCTTTTTGGAAATCATCATTCTTTTAATTTGTCATAATATACAGATAATTCCTCCTGAATACAAATAGATGCATGTAATGCCTTATGAAGACCAACTTCCAATCTAGATAATAGCACGGTATCATTGGCATGAAGTTGGAAAGGGGTTTCATGACCAGCCAAAATGGGAACGTGAAGGTGAGGAATCATTTCAGTTACATAAAGATTAAAACATAGAGGGGCTGATAATGGAGGGGAATACATGGGACATAAGATGACAAATCATTTTGACAGAAGAAGGAATAGAGTACCCACTTGCAGTCCCACATGTAGAATACTGGAGCCAACACCCTTTTTCCTGATCAGCGTCTGTCTCCAAATAGCTACTCTAAGGGCaatattttcttccttcttgGAAGTTCCACAATTGCTCATGCTCACTTAGTGATGTAGTTAGAAGCCTATCTCAGTCCCTAATCTTTACTACCAAGTATGTGAGTTACGGAATGAAGCGTTCTCTACACTTTAATTAGTTTGTCCAGCTTTCTTGTGTAACCATTCAACCAGCAGGTGTGACATTCTGTTCCACATGAATATTGCAAGTTGGCTTTGCAATGCCATACAATGGATATTGTAGCTGCCACTTCCGTCATAAAGAAATGTGTAGACTTCATTTTGAGAATGAAGTCTCAAGCTTACAGAGAAATCCTATTTCCAAGGGCCCCCAGCCGCATGATGAGGAGTCCAGAAGAAATCTTCAAAAGGGACTTCTACACTCTTGTGGGCTCCATTCATTTTCagtggaagagctggtttttataccccacttttcacaacctgaaaagCGGCATACAGcaatcttccctctccccacaacagacaccctgtgaggaaggtgaggctgagtaaGAAAGATGCTCtgacaacagctctaagagaactgtggctagcccaaggtcatgcagctagCTGCATGCGGAGGACCGGGGAAtcgaatctggttctccagattagggtctgcaACTCCTAATCGCCACCCTATGCTTGCTCATGCTGAATAGCAGTTAAGGTAGTTTGTGCATCACAGGAAAATCTGGGGATTCTGATACAACCATGAAAAACTACTCCAGGCCAGTACCACCTGCTGGGTCTGGATCTCCACAAAGCCATCCGTGATGGGTACAACAGCAGTGCCACTGATCGTTGCTTAGAGCCCAGCCATCCCCAGCACATCCTAATTCCAGGAAAGTAGATCCATGATGCTGCATAGCACGATGCCTTTTCAAATGTCCAGGTAGGACTCTCTTGTTATCTTCATTATCATTACCATTGCCATTATTCTATTCACTGTGAAACACTAGTTTTGGTGTATAGTTCCTTGTGTTcaatgtgaaccaccctgagcctcagtggaggggagggcagtatacaaatataagacataaataaaagaaaagcagggtataaaaccaacccgcttttcttattttaaaaaacaaaagctagACCACACAAGAGACCTATTGTAATGTATTATATATACATGCCTTTTTTTCAACATAAGTTTCAAAAGTGTTTTGCAACAGTGGAATAGATAGTTTgaatatttttgtttctgtttttgtcaagtattctttatttaaaatattgattacATAAATTAAAAATGTAGATGAACCTAGTGGTAAACGTTATCAAATTTTTGCAACTGTTCTGCCAGGTTAAGAAAATGTGTAAATTTATTGCTACTTGTCATTTAGACATggtcctgcattcttcagggggttggactagatgaccctggagatcccttccaactctgattctatgaatttgttttatttacaaaatttatatagCAGCATTCTGCAATGAAGGGCCGCCAAGGCAGCTAACCATTCAAAACACATATGAAAGATCGTAGTGTTAATGATTCAACAgactatgaagaatatcctacagggggcattggaagatATTTGTAGCTGCCTGAAGCTATTAAACATCACCTCCTGGGATGGTCAACCAGTTCCCTCtctgtatcaaccatggcagGAAAATCCCAGCAGTGAATCGAGACTTTATCTGTGAAAAAGCTCGCTAATGAcacacagccaagttccaattgcttacaattttggtgcccttcctcaagggcagtaagagaccaaaCTAACCTAAACAATTGGTCTGGGTAAGAGCTCACAGATACAATGGCTGTGGCATAAAACTCCCATTTCGCCACCTTTACCACTATCTCATACGCCCGCATGTGCAATTGGATGTTCTTCtgcttcgtcatgagtcttcctccacacttgctctagccatctcacttctctcttccctcctgagaaccaagtttaattccccactcctccttttcatacagccagccgggtgaccttgggccagtcacagttctctcagagctctgcctATGAAGTAGgactcacaggatgtttgttgtggggagagaaagggaaggcaattgtaagccactttccttcaggcagtgaaaagtggggtataaaaaacttgTCTGCTACGCTGTGATCTTTTCTGGAactttgttgatgtggaaacacatctactggcatgctctcTGTAATGAAAATGATAACGGACGTGACATCCATttgtcctctccccacccccatgacagATAGGCAGGTGATGGGGAAACAGGGAGTGCACCAGTACATTCAAAGTAAGACAGGCCAAACTGCAGCTTCCTTGGGAAGTGCTCTGAAGGAGCTGGCTGTGGAGCAGGCAgctgaggtggtggtggaggactGCTGAAGACGAGTGTCAGCTTGAACAGGGCTCAGTGCCACGCCTGGCTAGCAACCGCTGCACCCCTTTGTCCTCTGGTCACCCCAgcctctgcccaaaggaggcaaGCTCTGGGCCAGGGGTGGTCCTGGCAGGGTGGCCACCAGGAAGAACCACCAGGAACAATCAGATTGTTGTGGATTATTTGTTCCAATGTAAGTTGCAACAATTTTTTTCTTGCTAAAATTTTTGGTATGAATTTTTGCAAAAGGTAGGTATCCAAGCACCTTTGGACACaatgtggggggaaatgtgtCCATTTTTGCAGGCCACACTCACACCAGCTCCAGTTTCGCTGCTCCTGTTCCGACAGCCACAATTCTCCCACACAACCAGAGAGCTCttacatcttaaaaaaaaaacatatgggATTACTACAGTATTATGATGTTATAACCATCAATTTGAAATAATGTACTAGTACCCACTTTCGTATAAAAGCCTCTAgcccagggatccccagccaaggtgggggTCCGTGGGCTTTAACCTCCTGCCTttatggactcagccacaagctaaggGGAATAGGCCATTCCCATTGCTCCCCTATCCTGTGTCAGAGCATGAGTGAATTCTCTCATAGtttctgtgctggggggggggggcgggggacctTGGGCCTACTCTCATCTTAAACTGCCTCTAGTCTCAACTttcctcagtcctcctcgagcctgcctgttaacggtggtgatgtcacttcctgtgatgtcacttctggggggaggggtttggcggggaggcatggccagctgacataacttctgggattcctcaaagcctgaaaaatcatttcaggggctaatctatggtcaaaaggttgaaacagGCTGTTCTAGCCATTTCTCATTGTAGAGTTCCAAGGGAAAAGGTACAACGTATACATTTTGCTTTATGATGCATGGCCTGTCCCTGTCAAAGCCTGTTACAGCAAACCTTTGTAGGCCCCCCAAAGATTTCCAGATTGACCTGGAGACAGACGTCAGTCTTCAGCTCGATTCATTTTTGAAGAACTGCTATTTGTGTCAGGTGTAGAGTCAACATGCCCTTTTGTGAGAACTGACGTGGTTGCTTGAAATTGTCAGTTCAAAGCCAAACACCTTTGCTCTTGCTTAGGAAAAGgactttttgggagggggggtggtggAGGTGGAGATAAACAGCCTGAAATGGTGGCACAGAGAGTTACCTCTATTAAGCAAACTTGTTTCTTATCCTGCCatattgtaatttaaaaaaaaaatttttttagaaCAATGCACTCCTTCACCCTCTATTTTTCTGTTAAAAAACTAACCCAACCATAGGACTCTCCCCCTTTTTGGACTGACAAAAGACTGGGCAGCTCTTAAGGCATTGTTGCCCTAAGTCCAGAGTTGTCCAGTCTCCCCAAAACGGACCTGTGACAACTCCGCAGTGTAAAGGCTGCaaaatggttgttgttgttgttattaaaagcTGAGAACTAGTACATTTCTGAAGAGGATGAGTCCATTCTACTGCCTTGCTTCTTGTTCACTCTCTAGCATTTGTGGATCAGGCCTTCACAGGGCCAACACAGGCAAtggccttctactgaatcagaccctcggcCCAGCAAggtaagggccattctgcactggtTAAATAAAGTGAAATCCTTACTGTTTGTAAATGCcattttttggcgttttgcacgacATTGTGAACATCCAGCATAACATCTGCAAACCGGCTGCTACATCCTCCTTTTTATAGCGCTTGCAGGGAAATCCAGAACACTGGATTACCCCTGAAAATTGCGCTaccaggatagaatcatagaatcatagagttggaaggggccatacaggccatctagtccaaccccctgctcaacgcaggatcagccctaagcatcctaaagcttccaagaaaagtgtgtatccagcctttgcttgaagactgccagtgagggggagctcaccacctccttaggcagcctattccactgctgaactactctgactgtgaaagtttttttcctgatatctagcctatatcgttgtacttgaagtttaaacccattactgcgtgtcctctcctctgcagccaacagaaacagcatcctgccctcctccaactgacaacctttcaaatacataaagagggctatcatgtcccctttcaacctccttttctccaggctgaacattcccaagtccctcaacctatcttcatagggcttagtcttGATAAGAACAACCAGCAAGCCAGGAGCAAAAGACACATGCGTTACCAAAGcagcgagatctccagctccagtgcccgccctaGAGCCGGCCTCTCCCTCTCTTCACCCAGAATGgggttttctatttttttaaaaaagaaaaaaactgccTGTGGTAATGAATAGGCACACAATCtcccaggcagagagagaaaagactTCCCCCCACCTGTTTACACTAAAAGCATCGGAGGGAGGGGATAACAGCTTCAAGATTCAGGATTCCAagaggggtggcattaaaaaaagcccTATGTCTCTATGAATAGAGTAGACCTATGAATAGaggcataggcatttaaatggagaacttttatttaaaaaataatggcattgtggtccctttaaatgagggagaaaggtgattggctgcctttcttgattgacagggggaagagaggagcgtgtatTCCACTCTTTCACCATTTCAAGCAGCCCTACAAAATTCCAGGAAGtgcaagatggcagcagaggagccagcaggtggggaATTCCGGGAGGCACATTTTtatttagcattacaccattgcGCTGGTGTAAGGCTTcttatttttctgtgcagaatggccctccatattgtctgctcagactggtagcagctctccaaggcggcagcagctccccaacacatacttcctgatccttttacctgCATATgccggggtttgaacctgggcccttctgcaggcCACCATTGAGGTAAGGCCCCCATTAGGATAGCGACTGTAGTGTGCATGGATTCTGATTAGAAATGATCCCAGGGGCATTTGGGACTGCTAGATAAACTCATTAGCATACACACTGGGCTTCCTCAATGAGGCAAAGAATGCCTACTTGGGATTattttgggttgggaaaacaGTGCAAGCAGAACTCAAGAACTGAAGCACACAAGAGGAGGGTTCTTTCAGTGCCAATGGAAGGACTACAGAGCCTTCTGCCTGTGTCTCAGGTTTGGGGGAAAGGCTGGACTACAATTAAATTCCATGGAGGGATCCGTGGTGTGAAGGCCTATGTTGAACAGCCTGATGGGAAGACTGGGGGGCCATGTGAACCAGCCATTGCCTGCCCTTTCACATACACAAGAGATTATTTGTTACAATTCAGTGCAGGACTGATAAAAAATGGGAATTTTTCCCAGCAGAGATCCTGGTTCCAAACTGAGCTGAATACATGGATCCAACATGTCAGAAGTGCCAGGCCTCTGCCATAACTCTTAGCAACGGTTAGATGTGTTATTAGGAATTCATTCCTAAGTTAATTGCTCCTTTTGGCCTGTTCTGTTTGCTTTCATtttcacacacacatccctccaTTTTTGCTTGATCCCAAAAATGTAGATGGCCACCCTTGGGTTGCATTGCTTTCAGGACTGTATGGGCTTTGAAGATTTCCCATGTTTCACATGTTCtcatgggggcgggggagagctGACTGCGGGGTTATATGCTGAACTTGCTTTGCTGTGCCTCAGTTCCAACAAGTTATTGTTTAGGTTAACTTGCTTGCTCTCAATAAACTCGATCTTCTGCACTAAGTCAAGGATTGGCGTAttgggcaatctgcagaaacctgacATAGAGCCTTAGAGTACAGGGAAATGTCAAAAATAGGCCTGCTTTCAGGAAGGGGTGCATGCTGTCCAAGGTCAAGCCTCTACCTTTGTCCTCCCTCACCTGACGTTACGTGTGCACAGGCAAACTTTTGTCCTTCCTGAGTTCATTTCTGAACCTACCTTGTCTGTTTTGTCCAAGGACTCCTTTCCTATTACTTTCCAGATTTTTTGGTTTC from the Paroedura picta isolate Pp20150507F chromosome 10, Ppicta_v3.0, whole genome shotgun sequence genome contains:
- the LOC143819619 gene encoding uncharacterized protein LOC143819619, whose translation is MVWVLDGYSPTSQFFLERHITERCRVSRFDDPTVRIEWGPAFLRGVPDQEAATMMEVLDLRDRVGRVEWLPTVTGELGEESQRAALFFLAELRHPALIPEERATLALPSPGPREEEEAVPAGAAGAPRPDRWQPRGPPPPGGMAHAPKSRRDLSGQHLCCNLWGRLELVNLTASQLGHRCCRSSKELRSAGCTISKPILMGTPTCSPGFWSTFRPT